In one Ictalurus furcatus strain D&B chromosome 10, Billie_1.0, whole genome shotgun sequence genomic region, the following are encoded:
- the LOC128614038 gene encoding CUGBP Elav-like family member 4 isoform X2, with the protein MQQQAALMAASHGGYLTPSVAFPATQIHQMGALNINSLPPTPMTPVSGLSSPPANITSSAVPSIVTPIVNGFTGIPHQPNGHPAVETVYANGLPPYSTQSPTAADTMQQAFTGVQQYTGIAHTIHHRAFSL; encoded by the exons ATGCAGCAGCAGGCGGCCCTCATGGCTGCAAGTCACGGTGGCTACCTGACACCCAGCGTGGCGTTCCCAGCCACCCAGATCCACCAGATGGGGGCACTGAACATCAACAGCCTCCCTCCCACCCCCATGACCCCGGTGTCGG GCCTTAGCTCACCACCCGCAAACATCACATCTTCAGCCGTGCCCAGCATTGTCACTCCAATTGTCAACGGCTTCACTGGCATCCCTCACCAGCCCAACGGCCACCCAGCAGTGGAAACTGTGTATGCCAACGGCCTGCCCCCTTACTCCACCCAAAGCCCCACTGCTGCAGACACAATGCAGCAGGCCTTCACTGGGGTGCAACAGTACACAGGTATAGCTCACACTATTCACCACAGGGCATTTTCCCTCTAG
- the LOC128614038 gene encoding CUGBP Elav-like family member 4 isoform X1, giving the protein MQQQAALMAASHGGYLTPSVAFPATQIHQMGALNINSLPPTPMTPVSGEFHQHLGLSSPPANITSSAVPSIVTPIVNGFTGIPHQPNGHPAVETVYANGLPPYSTQSPTAADTMQQAFTGVQQYTGIAHTIHHRAFSL; this is encoded by the exons ATGCAGCAGCAGGCGGCCCTCATGGCTGCAAGTCACGGTGGCTACCTGACACCCAGCGTGGCGTTCCCAGCCACCCAGATCCACCAGATGGGGGCACTGAACATCAACAGCCTCCCTCCCACCCCCATGACCCCGGTGTCGGGTGAGTTTCATCAGCATCTGG GCCTTAGCTCACCACCCGCAAACATCACATCTTCAGCCGTGCCCAGCATTGTCACTCCAATTGTCAACGGCTTCACTGGCATCCCTCACCAGCCCAACGGCCACCCAGCAGTGGAAACTGTGTATGCCAACGGCCTGCCCCCTTACTCCACCCAAAGCCCCACTGCTGCAGACACAATGCAGCAGGCCTTCACTGGGGTGCAACAGTACACAGGTATAGCTCACACTATTCACCACAGGGCATTTTCCCTCTAG